Proteins encoded by one window of Procambarus clarkii isolate CNS0578487 chromosome 92, FALCON_Pclarkii_2.0, whole genome shotgun sequence:
- the LOC123775091 gene encoding uncharacterized protein isoform X2 encodes MSATMQMVRDTAVTSTGSYSNRNLDGLQLKMLLENSSCNSSNMVVSWIKGCFEAIEKKYLRQLTLVIYNDPDKPELALETYTFKLRYTEEEGAVISELEASSNPSKKEKRVDVKKSTEKMLRTILLLTQTLKPLPRKIHLAMKLGYYDNVTPEDYEPPGFKEGGHGGCMFESEPINIKVGDVTTRFHTIKLRVSVDRKSYSTDENSAEEKEDSSFLNKSITKDNMQSSQSTEVLIRSYAKLSLPRTLSSGSPSTGRSSCINYNDNHDAAVNGHLMKEHDCTRSGNQLEDNTMSTDIWVPSVTPENTSTNTICRLVKSSQDDAQLVPQMSTQTSTSNLQPFMKVTHNSNVRTPSLPSPIQTTPASAVSTRSMRASNNQFEAGFMVRCPCNVNHDDGLMILCDMCNNWQHAVCFCVLDESEAPQRHICEACATPDTPSTDPTLTNHPELEMCCLYRRTLVFLRDKSHRITAAVLGQRLGVNISIAKKIFNRVQKDKLVKSKGKAGVFPNHTNILQFAFPMYLNRKIHEGKTDTDNGVSDAPRTPNSMCSTADFDNDVTPDLPIYSLRDSIAASRADECTKVMAMSLDETLDIVSDTQDVTVGTQAMQMVIDNGLEVIDSEKSEPNQETISEIMATAGDTMATYGSQLATEENITTCALTPTKSLQNSKDEDKVCASDKKSQGRKSMKRKRTLVVGEVRLSCGKKTVSSESMNIHHFEISDSQGSDGLYEKRVKTSTATDI; translated from the exons ATGTCAGCAACAATGCAGATGGTCAGGGACACAGCTGTgacaagcaca GGTTCATACAGCAACCGGAACCTTGATGGACTACAACTCAAAATGCTACTTGAAAACTCCTCATGTAATAGTTCCAACATGGTTGTTTCCTGGATCAAGGGTTGCTTTGAAGCCATTGAGAAAAAATAC TTACGACAGTTGACGCTAGTGATCTATAATGACCCAGACAAGCCAGAATTAGCTCTAGAGACATATACTTTCAAATTGCGATACACTGAAGAAGAGGGAGCAGTTATTAGTGAATTGGAAGCCAGTTCCAATCC AAGTAAGAAGGAGAAAAGAGTGGACGTGAAGAAGTCAACAGAGAAGATGCTGCGTACTATACTACTGTTGACGCAGACACTGAAGCCCCTGCCTAGGAAGATTCACTTGGCAATGAAGCTGGGCTATTATGACAATG TGACCCCAGAAGACTACGAACCTCCAGGATTCAAGGAAGGTGGCCATGGGGGGTGTATGTTTGAGAGTGAACCCATCAACATAAAG GTTGGCGATGTGACTACTCGTTTCCACACAATAAAGCTTCGAGTAAGTGTGGATAGGAAGTCATATTCCACGGACGAAAACTCTGCA GAGGAAAAGGAGGATAGCAGTTTTCTAAATAAATCTATCACAAAAGACAATATGCAATCTTCACAAAGTACTGAGGTCTTGATTCGAAGTTATGCCAAGCTTTCCTTGCCACGCACTCTTTCCAGTGGATCTCCATCCACAG GCAGAAGCTCTTGCATCAATTATAATGATAATCATGATGCAGCTGTTAATGGTCACCTGATGAAGGAACATGATTGTACAAGAAGTGGGAACCAATTAGAAGACAACACAATGAGTACAGATATTTGGGTGCCAAGTGTCACTCCAGAAAACACTTCCACTAACACAATTTGTAGATTAGTAAAGAGTTCTCAAGACGATGCTCAGTTGGTGCCCCAGATGTCAACACAAACTTCCACATCAAACTTACAACCTTTTATGAAGGTGACACACAATTCTAATGTAAGGACACCATCCCTCCCAAGTCCAATACAAACTACGCCAG CATCAGCAGTGAGTACTCGCAGTATGAGGGCATCGAACAACCAATTCGAAGCTGGCTTCATGGTACGGTGTCCCTGTAATGTTAATCATGATGATGGCCTCATGATACTTTGTGATATGTGCAACAATTGGCAGCATGCA GTGTGCTTCTGTGTGCTGGATGAAAGTGAGGCACCACAACGCCACATCTGTGAAGCTTGTGCCACACCTGACACACCCTCCACAGATCCCACCCTCACAAACCATCCTGAG TTGGAGATGTGCTGCCTTTACCGCCGTACTCTGGTGTTTCTTCGTGACAAAAGTCATCGCATCACTGCCGCTGTTCTTGGCCAACGCCTTGGTGTTAACATTAGTATTGCAAAGAAGATCTTCAACCGAGTCCAGAAGGACAAACTTGTAAAATCTAAGGGAAAAGC GGGAGTGTTTCCGAACCACACTAACATCCTGCAGTTTGCATTTCCTATGTATCTCAATAGAAAGATACATGAAGGCAAGACAGATACTGATAATGGTGTCAGTGATGCTCCTCGA ACTCCAAACAGCATGTGTTCAACTGCAGATTTTGATAATGATGTAACTCCAGATCTACCCATATATTCTCTTCGTGACTCCATTGCTGCCTCTAGAGCTGATGAGTGTACGAAGGTGATGGCCATGTCACTTGATGAGACATTAGACATTGTCAGTGACACTCAGGATGTAACAGTGGGCACTCAGGCAATGCAGATGGTTATTGACAATGGTTTAGAGGTAATTGATAGTGAGAAAAGTGAACCTAACCAAGAAACCATATCTGAAATTATGGCCACAGCTGGTGACACTATGGCAACATATGGCTCTCAGCTTGCCACTGAAGAAAACATCACAACCTGTGCCTTAACTCCCACTAAGAGTCTTCAAAATTCCAAGGATGAAGATAAA GTGTGTGCCAGTGATAAGAAGTCCCAGGGAAGGAAATCTATGAAGCGAAAACGCACACTTGTTGTTGGAGAAGTCAGACTTTCCTGTGGCAAGAAAACTGTCTCCTCAGAATCAATG AACATACACCATTTTGAGATTTCTGATTCCCAGGGTTCTGATGGCTTATATGAGAAGAGAGTGAAAACATCTACTGCAACTGACATCTAA
- the LOC123775091 gene encoding uncharacterized protein isoform X1: MSATMQMVRDTAVTSTWSSIFPPQQRTREESLLFVKKLIAVGISSITYLRTLFPEGSYSNRNLDGLQLKMLLENSSCNSSNMVVSWIKGCFEAIEKKYLRQLTLVIYNDPDKPELALETYTFKLRYTEEEGAVISELEASSNPSKKEKRVDVKKSTEKMLRTILLLTQTLKPLPRKIHLAMKLGYYDNVTPEDYEPPGFKEGGHGGCMFESEPINIKVGDVTTRFHTIKLRVSVDRKSYSTDENSAEEKEDSSFLNKSITKDNMQSSQSTEVLIRSYAKLSLPRTLSSGSPSTGRSSCINYNDNHDAAVNGHLMKEHDCTRSGNQLEDNTMSTDIWVPSVTPENTSTNTICRLVKSSQDDAQLVPQMSTQTSTSNLQPFMKVTHNSNVRTPSLPSPIQTTPASAVSTRSMRASNNQFEAGFMVRCPCNVNHDDGLMILCDMCNNWQHAVCFCVLDESEAPQRHICEACATPDTPSTDPTLTNHPELEMCCLYRRTLVFLRDKSHRITAAVLGQRLGVNISIAKKIFNRVQKDKLVKSKGKAGVFPNHTNILQFAFPMYLNRKIHEGKTDTDNGVSDAPRTPNSMCSTADFDNDVTPDLPIYSLRDSIAASRADECTKVMAMSLDETLDIVSDTQDVTVGTQAMQMVIDNGLEVIDSEKSEPNQETISEIMATAGDTMATYGSQLATEENITTCALTPTKSLQNSKDEDKVCASDKKSQGRKSMKRKRTLVVGEVRLSCGKKTVSSESMNIHHFEISDSQGSDGLYEKRVKTSTATDI; the protein is encoded by the exons ATGTCAGCAACAATGCAGATGGTCAGGGACACAGCTGTgacaagcaca TGGTCCTCAATCTTCCCACCACAGCAGAGAACAAGGGAAGAGTCATTGTTGTTTGTGAAGAAACTAATAGCAGTTGGGATATCGTCCATCACCTACTTACGTACATTGTTTCCCGAG GGTTCATACAGCAACCGGAACCTTGATGGACTACAACTCAAAATGCTACTTGAAAACTCCTCATGTAATAGTTCCAACATGGTTGTTTCCTGGATCAAGGGTTGCTTTGAAGCCATTGAGAAAAAATAC TTACGACAGTTGACGCTAGTGATCTATAATGACCCAGACAAGCCAGAATTAGCTCTAGAGACATATACTTTCAAATTGCGATACACTGAAGAAGAGGGAGCAGTTATTAGTGAATTGGAAGCCAGTTCCAATCC AAGTAAGAAGGAGAAAAGAGTGGACGTGAAGAAGTCAACAGAGAAGATGCTGCGTACTATACTACTGTTGACGCAGACACTGAAGCCCCTGCCTAGGAAGATTCACTTGGCAATGAAGCTGGGCTATTATGACAATG TGACCCCAGAAGACTACGAACCTCCAGGATTCAAGGAAGGTGGCCATGGGGGGTGTATGTTTGAGAGTGAACCCATCAACATAAAG GTTGGCGATGTGACTACTCGTTTCCACACAATAAAGCTTCGAGTAAGTGTGGATAGGAAGTCATATTCCACGGACGAAAACTCTGCA GAGGAAAAGGAGGATAGCAGTTTTCTAAATAAATCTATCACAAAAGACAATATGCAATCTTCACAAAGTACTGAGGTCTTGATTCGAAGTTATGCCAAGCTTTCCTTGCCACGCACTCTTTCCAGTGGATCTCCATCCACAG GCAGAAGCTCTTGCATCAATTATAATGATAATCATGATGCAGCTGTTAATGGTCACCTGATGAAGGAACATGATTGTACAAGAAGTGGGAACCAATTAGAAGACAACACAATGAGTACAGATATTTGGGTGCCAAGTGTCACTCCAGAAAACACTTCCACTAACACAATTTGTAGATTAGTAAAGAGTTCTCAAGACGATGCTCAGTTGGTGCCCCAGATGTCAACACAAACTTCCACATCAAACTTACAACCTTTTATGAAGGTGACACACAATTCTAATGTAAGGACACCATCCCTCCCAAGTCCAATACAAACTACGCCAG CATCAGCAGTGAGTACTCGCAGTATGAGGGCATCGAACAACCAATTCGAAGCTGGCTTCATGGTACGGTGTCCCTGTAATGTTAATCATGATGATGGCCTCATGATACTTTGTGATATGTGCAACAATTGGCAGCATGCA GTGTGCTTCTGTGTGCTGGATGAAAGTGAGGCACCACAACGCCACATCTGTGAAGCTTGTGCCACACCTGACACACCCTCCACAGATCCCACCCTCACAAACCATCCTGAG TTGGAGATGTGCTGCCTTTACCGCCGTACTCTGGTGTTTCTTCGTGACAAAAGTCATCGCATCACTGCCGCTGTTCTTGGCCAACGCCTTGGTGTTAACATTAGTATTGCAAAGAAGATCTTCAACCGAGTCCAGAAGGACAAACTTGTAAAATCTAAGGGAAAAGC GGGAGTGTTTCCGAACCACACTAACATCCTGCAGTTTGCATTTCCTATGTATCTCAATAGAAAGATACATGAAGGCAAGACAGATACTGATAATGGTGTCAGTGATGCTCCTCGA ACTCCAAACAGCATGTGTTCAACTGCAGATTTTGATAATGATGTAACTCCAGATCTACCCATATATTCTCTTCGTGACTCCATTGCTGCCTCTAGAGCTGATGAGTGTACGAAGGTGATGGCCATGTCACTTGATGAGACATTAGACATTGTCAGTGACACTCAGGATGTAACAGTGGGCACTCAGGCAATGCAGATGGTTATTGACAATGGTTTAGAGGTAATTGATAGTGAGAAAAGTGAACCTAACCAAGAAACCATATCTGAAATTATGGCCACAGCTGGTGACACTATGGCAACATATGGCTCTCAGCTTGCCACTGAAGAAAACATCACAACCTGTGCCTTAACTCCCACTAAGAGTCTTCAAAATTCCAAGGATGAAGATAAA GTGTGTGCCAGTGATAAGAAGTCCCAGGGAAGGAAATCTATGAAGCGAAAACGCACACTTGTTGTTGGAGAAGTCAGACTTTCCTGTGGCAAGAAAACTGTCTCCTCAGAATCAATG AACATACACCATTTTGAGATTTCTGATTCCCAGGGTTCTGATGGCTTATATGAGAAGAGAGTGAAAACATCTACTGCAACTGACATCTAA
- the LOC123775091 gene encoding uncharacterized protein isoform X3, with product MSATMQMVRDTAVTSTWSSIFPPQQRTREESLLFVKKLIAVGISSITYLRTLFPEGSYSNRNLDGLQLKMLLENSSCNSSNMVVSWIKGCFEAIEKKYLRQLTLVIYNDPDKPELALETYTFKLRYTEEEGAVISELEASSNPSKKEKRVDVKKSTEKMLRTILLLTQTLKPLPRKIHLAMKLGYYDNVTPEDYEPPGFKEGGHGGCMFESEPINIKVGDVTTRFHTIKLRVSVDRKSYSTDENSAEEKEDSSFLNKSITKDNMQSSQSTEVLIRSYAKLSLPRTLSSGSPSTGRSSCINYNDNHDAAVNGHLMKEHDCTRSGNQLEDNTMSTDIWVPSVTPENTSTNTICRLVKSSQDDAQLVPQMSTQTSTSNLQPFMKVTHNSNVRTPSLPSPIQTTPASAVSTRSMRASNNQFEAGFMVRCPCNVNHDDGLMILCDMCNNWQHAVCFCVLDESEAPQRHICEACATPDTPSTDPTLTNHPELEMCCLYRRTLVFLRDKSHRITAAVLGQRLGVNISIAKKIFNRVQKDKLVKSKGKAGVFPNHTNILQFAFPMYLNRKIHEGKTDTDNGVSDAPRVCASDKKSQGRKSMKRKRTLVVGEVRLSCGKKTVSSESMNIHHFEISDSQGSDGLYEKRVKTSTATDI from the exons ATGTCAGCAACAATGCAGATGGTCAGGGACACAGCTGTgacaagcaca TGGTCCTCAATCTTCCCACCACAGCAGAGAACAAGGGAAGAGTCATTGTTGTTTGTGAAGAAACTAATAGCAGTTGGGATATCGTCCATCACCTACTTACGTACATTGTTTCCCGAG GGTTCATACAGCAACCGGAACCTTGATGGACTACAACTCAAAATGCTACTTGAAAACTCCTCATGTAATAGTTCCAACATGGTTGTTTCCTGGATCAAGGGTTGCTTTGAAGCCATTGAGAAAAAATAC TTACGACAGTTGACGCTAGTGATCTATAATGACCCAGACAAGCCAGAATTAGCTCTAGAGACATATACTTTCAAATTGCGATACACTGAAGAAGAGGGAGCAGTTATTAGTGAATTGGAAGCCAGTTCCAATCC AAGTAAGAAGGAGAAAAGAGTGGACGTGAAGAAGTCAACAGAGAAGATGCTGCGTACTATACTACTGTTGACGCAGACACTGAAGCCCCTGCCTAGGAAGATTCACTTGGCAATGAAGCTGGGCTATTATGACAATG TGACCCCAGAAGACTACGAACCTCCAGGATTCAAGGAAGGTGGCCATGGGGGGTGTATGTTTGAGAGTGAACCCATCAACATAAAG GTTGGCGATGTGACTACTCGTTTCCACACAATAAAGCTTCGAGTAAGTGTGGATAGGAAGTCATATTCCACGGACGAAAACTCTGCA GAGGAAAAGGAGGATAGCAGTTTTCTAAATAAATCTATCACAAAAGACAATATGCAATCTTCACAAAGTACTGAGGTCTTGATTCGAAGTTATGCCAAGCTTTCCTTGCCACGCACTCTTTCCAGTGGATCTCCATCCACAG GCAGAAGCTCTTGCATCAATTATAATGATAATCATGATGCAGCTGTTAATGGTCACCTGATGAAGGAACATGATTGTACAAGAAGTGGGAACCAATTAGAAGACAACACAATGAGTACAGATATTTGGGTGCCAAGTGTCACTCCAGAAAACACTTCCACTAACACAATTTGTAGATTAGTAAAGAGTTCTCAAGACGATGCTCAGTTGGTGCCCCAGATGTCAACACAAACTTCCACATCAAACTTACAACCTTTTATGAAGGTGACACACAATTCTAATGTAAGGACACCATCCCTCCCAAGTCCAATACAAACTACGCCAG CATCAGCAGTGAGTACTCGCAGTATGAGGGCATCGAACAACCAATTCGAAGCTGGCTTCATGGTACGGTGTCCCTGTAATGTTAATCATGATGATGGCCTCATGATACTTTGTGATATGTGCAACAATTGGCAGCATGCA GTGTGCTTCTGTGTGCTGGATGAAAGTGAGGCACCACAACGCCACATCTGTGAAGCTTGTGCCACACCTGACACACCCTCCACAGATCCCACCCTCACAAACCATCCTGAG TTGGAGATGTGCTGCCTTTACCGCCGTACTCTGGTGTTTCTTCGTGACAAAAGTCATCGCATCACTGCCGCTGTTCTTGGCCAACGCCTTGGTGTTAACATTAGTATTGCAAAGAAGATCTTCAACCGAGTCCAGAAGGACAAACTTGTAAAATCTAAGGGAAAAGC GGGAGTGTTTCCGAACCACACTAACATCCTGCAGTTTGCATTTCCTATGTATCTCAATAGAAAGATACATGAAGGCAAGACAGATACTGATAATGGTGTCAGTGATGCTCCTCGA GTGTGTGCCAGTGATAAGAAGTCCCAGGGAAGGAAATCTATGAAGCGAAAACGCACACTTGTTGTTGGAGAAGTCAGACTTTCCTGTGGCAAGAAAACTGTCTCCTCAGAATCAATG AACATACACCATTTTGAGATTTCTGATTCCCAGGGTTCTGATGGCTTATATGAGAAGAGAGTGAAAACATCTACTGCAACTGACATCTAA